The genomic window TTCATATAAACCGAAACGGGTAAAATATAAAAAATCTGTAATCCCAATTACAATAGCTAACAGTAAAAATATTTTAAAAAAATTAAGACTTGTCTCAGCATTTTGATGGTTATTTACATCCTTTATTCTCGCTGAGTGGTTGGATTTCATGATGATTAATTTTCATTTATTTGACCTTGATCAAATGGGGGCAAAAAACCCCCATTAAATAATTACCGCAAGTTTAGCATAGGGTTGTTTTAAACCACACTAAACACAATGACAAATCCCAATACTGCCCCAAAGATAATTAAGGCATAGAATTGGGCGCGACCATTTTCTAGGTATTTTAAACCTTCCCCACTCACTAACGTCGCTAAACCAGTCAAATTAACCGCCCCATCAATAACACGGTAATCCACTTCCATAATTTGACGGGCTAAACGGCGACATCCCATGATAAACACCTTGTGATAGATGTCATCGAAATACCACTTATTGAGGGAGAATTGATATAAAGCCGGATATTTCTTAGCGATCGCCTTGGGATCAATTTTCTTCTGTAAATACATCAAGGATGCGATGGTAATACCAATTAAGGCAATACCAACAGAGTTCCCTGCCATAATACCGAACTCAGTCCAATCGAAATGAGTTGCCTCTTCTATGACTTCTCCAGGGGCATAAATAAAGCTCTCAAAGGTATTATCCCAAGGTTTGCCCAATAAACCGATAACTGTGGAAGGAATAGCTAAAATGAGCAAGGGTAAAGTCATGGTTAAAGGAGACTCGTGGGGAGAGTCGCTATGGCCATGATCATCGTGACCATGATCCTCAGTATCATGATCTAATTCTTTGACATCCATCGCCCCAGGACCAAAAACAGGGGCAGCGGCCATCGATAACTCATTCCGAATGTCCATGTCATTGCCTCGGAAGTCTCCTTCAAAGGTCATAAAATACATCCGAAACATATAAAAAGCCGTTAACCCTGCGGTAAACCAACCCACCAACCATAAAGCAGGGTTGGCTTCAAAGGCTAAGCCTAAAATTTCGTCTTTTGACCAGAAACCAGCAAAAGGAGGAATTCCACAGATGGCTAAGGTTCCTACTAAAAAGGCTAGGGAAGTGAGGGGCATATATTTCCGTAATCCCCCCATTAAACGCATATCCTGGGCTAATACCGGGTCGTGGCCGACCACTCCCTCCATTCCGTGAATCACAGACCCAGAACAGAGGAATAACATGGCTTTAAAGTAAGCATGGGTCATTAGGTGAAAGAGTCCGGCGGTATAAGCACCGATACCCATAGCCATCACCATATAACCCAGTTGGGAAATCGTCGAATAAGCTAACCCCTTCTTGATATCGTTTTGGGTTAAGGCGATAGTGGCCCCTAAAAAGGAGGTAACGGCCCCGGTCCAAGCAATAATCGTCATAGCCGTGGGGATCGGCTCAAACACAGGGTACATCCGCGCCACCAAGAAGACTCCGGCTGCTACCATCGTCGCTGCGTGAATTAAAGCAGAAATGGGTGTGGGGCCTTCCATTGCATCCGGTAGCCAGACATGGAGGGGAAATTGTGCAGATTTGGCAACGGGTCCGAGGAACACTAAGACAGCAAATAAGCCAGCTAATGCAGGGGCTATCATTCCGGAAGAAACTAAACTTTCTAAGCGTTCCCCCATGAGATCAAATTCAAAGGTTCCGGTAGCCCAGTAAATGCCTAACATTCCCAGGAGTAAGCCAAAGTCACCGACACGGTTGGTCACAAAGGCTTTTTGACAGGCATCGGCGGCTGCTTTGCGATCAAACCAAAAACCGATGAGGAGATAGGAACACATCCCCACCAGTTCCCAGAAAATATATACCTGCACTAAGTTGGGACTGATCACTAATCCCAACATGGACGCACTAAAGATACTTAAATAAGCATAAAACCGCACATAACCTGGATCATGGGCCATGTAACCGTCGGTGTACACCATCACCAAAAAGGCTACCGTAGTGACGATAACGCACATTAAGGCACTCAAATGGTCTAGGGTATAACCCATTTGTAGATGAAAATTGCCGGCTGCAGCCCATTCGATCATGCGAGTATAGGTTTCATGACCTTGAATTTGACTCCACAACAGAGCAAAGGATAACACCATCGATGCCCCTAGCAAGGAGATGATGAACACTGCATTGGCTTGTCTGAGGCGGTTGGTCACTTGATTAAAGGAAATTAAGCCTAAGCCCACCACCATTGCCCCCAACAGGGGCAACACAGGGATAAGCCAGGCATATTGATAAAGGGGTTCCATAGGGTAATGCCTAAGTGATTTGTTCTCTACTTAGTTGATAACGCTAACTTTTTAGTTATAGACTTTTTTTAAGGAATTTTTCAATTCTACTTATTTCAGCCATTGTACAGGGTTTAGTCTCATAGAAAATGTTTCTTTTTAAATTGATAAAAATTCAATTCTGGGAAGTAAGGGATCTTTGACTAAGCCAATGCCTTGAAAATCCCATCGTTGCAAAATAGATTTTAATTGTTTTCCTGAAGTGGATTCTACAATAAAGCGATCGCTAACATCTGACCCATGAGTATTGAGATAACTTAGGGCTTCAAAATTTTCCTGAAATACTAATAAATAACTCATTGACACTTCATCTTCCCCTTTATTAATACGAGCAACTAAATATTTTCCATCTACTTTTGAACGAACAATATAATGAATTTGTGAAAACATTTTTTCTTATTTTAGATTTTCTAATTTAATGCGAGGATCGACCGCTTTTAGTAATAGGTCAGCTAATAAATTCCCCACGATTAACATAGTAGCACCCATAGTTAAACTTCCCATAACTAAGTATAAATCTTGAGCGGTAACAGCTTGTAAAACCAGTCGTCCTAACCCGGGCCAATTAAAGAAAAATTCGGCGATAAATGCTCCCCCTAATAAACTAGCAAATTCAAATCCTAATAAAGTAATTAAAGGGTTAACTGCATTGCGTAAAGCATGAATATAAATAACTTTATCTTCTGGCAGACCTTTTGCCCTGGCAGTTTGGATATAATCTTGTCTCATTACGTCTAACATTTGCCCTCGCATCAACCGCATTAACCCGGCAAAACTGGTAATACTTAAGGCAATGGTGGGTAAGATCATATGCCAGCCAATATCTAATATTTTTCCCACGGGAGATAATTCTGCATGATTTAAACTGGTCATATTTCCCACGGGTAATAAGGGGGATAAATATTGCGCTAAAATCAATAACACTAAGGCTGTGATAAAACTCGGAAATCCTTGTCCTAGATAACTAATCACCCTTAAAATTTTATCCGTCCAACTACTTTGTTTGACTGCACTTAAAATACCTAAGGGAATGGCAATTAACCAAGTGAGAATAATAGAAGAAACCGCTAACAGTAAGGTGGCTGGTATTCTTTCAGCCAGTAAAGAAGCAACAGAGCGATTATACACAAAGCTGGTGCCAAAATCTAATTCAGTCACCACCTGTACCAACCACCGCCAATATTGAACATACCAAGGTTGATCTAACCCAAATTGTTCCGTTAACTGTTTGATAGTTTCTTCTGCAATTTTAGGATTTTGCTTGAGGGTATCTAAGTAATTTCCTGGGGCAATTTGAATAATAATAAAACTCAGAATGGATGCTAATAAGATAGTCAACAATCCTTGTAAAACTCGTTTAATAATATATAAAATTGTTTCAGCATCAAAGAAATTTATTAGTTTATTGAAAGGTTGATTGATTTGAGTCGATTTTGCATTAGTCATGGTCTTAATAAATTTGATTTTTTAGATATTCACTATTAATTTTAATAATCGACTAAACTAATAATAGGAAGATTAGGGAGTTTTTTACGACCTTCTAAGGCTTTTAATTCGATAATAAAAGCAAATCCTAACACATTACAACCAATTTTTTCTAATAAGTCTGCTGTTGCTTTTGCTGTTCCTCCGGTTGCCATTAAATCGTCTACAATTAAAACATTATGATGGTTATTTAAGGCATCTTGATGGATTTCTAAACTATCGGTTCCGTATTCTAATTCATATTCTACCTGGTGTACGGCTGCCGGCAATTTACCTGGTTTTCTCACAGGAACAAACCCCGCATTTAATTGATAGGCTAAAGGAACCCCAAACAAGAATCCACGGGATTCCATGCCGACGATATAATCAGGAGATAAATTAGCTGCTTTACATTTTTCTGTTAAGGTATCAATTGTGTAGCGTAACCCCTCTGCATCACTCAGTAAAGTTGTAATATCTCGAAAGACAATACCAGGTTTAGGGAAGTTAGGAATATCACGAATTAATCCTTTAAGATCCATTTATTCTCCTTCTTAAAATTTCTCTATTGATTATATAGCAGTTCCTATACTGGTGAGGTAGAAAGGTTATTGCTTTGAGGCAGGAGTTAGATTCCTCTATTTTTCACTCAATTGACAATTGCTGTGAAACACCTATTGTCTCGTCTGCTTGGTGCGCTTTCCAACCGCCGTGGAACGACGGTTGGGTCCCATCCGCATTTCTAACCCCGAACTCAGGTTATTTATCCTATGGGTTAATGCTTAATTGAGGAGGAACTTGATTTTATCTCTAATCATGATGATTACATATTAGAGTTTAGGGGTGATTCGCTTAAGGGGTTGTTGTTGGAGTCGATAGAAGCATCGACACTATTGAGGGACCAATGATACTCCACGGGAATATGAGTTTGAGTGCAAATGGCTTCGAGTTGTTTTTGCTGCGCTCTGGCCTTGCGTAGAGTAACTATTAGTTGCTGTACGTGTTTTTCTAGGTTAGGTTCTTCATAAGTCATAGCTAAGGTTTTACGTTCTAGCAATTGTAGGAGTAATTCGTAATGAACAAGGGAAGGAAGAGGAAGAGATTTCATCAGAATTATTGGTAATAGAATAATTAACAAACTAAACTTGGGGCTTATTTCTACCATAAACCATCAAAGGCGACGAAAAGCTAAAATTTATCTCTAGCTTGATTGTTTCATGGGAGATTCATGGAAACATGATGATTAAAGTTTATCAATTGTTCCATCTAATTATTTTCTGACTCGGCTTAAAAAGAACAATTCATTAATTCATTTTAACCAAACTTTGGCTTTATGGAAAATTTTGTGATCCACAGTTATCTTAGGTATTTAGAGTAAAAAAAGTTGATTTTATCGATGGAAAATTGACAATTGACAATTGATTAATTTGGTTTAACATTTTCTATGATGCCAGTTTCCTGAATTTTTGGCTGAAGATAGATAATCGGACATAAATAAATAACCTCTATAAATGTTTGTCAACGAAGCTTTAACCCTACTCCTACCCCCTGCCTCATCTCAACTGTAACGTTTATTTTTGTCTAGGTATTTAGAACAGCGATCGCATTTTTTGCCAGGACATAGATAACTGCAATTACCCTAACATCAAGTTATCATTGTCTTAGTTGGCAAATCTACAAACATGACCATAACATGGGGACTTATTTAATCACAGGAGCTAATCGAGGTATCGGTTTAGAATATTGCCGTCAACTAAAACAGCGAGGGGATGAGGTCATTGCTGTATGTCGCTCAGTTTCAGAGGAATTGAAAAAGCTAGAGGTATCCATCGAAACAGGGGTTGATATTACTTCAGATGCAGATATTATCAGCTTAACCAAAAGACTCGAAGGCCAATCTCTCGATGTTTTAATCAATAACGCTGGTATTTTAGAAAGAGTCAGCTTGGATCATTTAGATATAGAAAGTATTCGTCAGCAGTTTGAAGTCAATGCTCTTGGAACCTTGAGACTTACTCGTGCTTTACTGCCGAATTTGAAAGCTGGTTCTAAAATTATTTTGATGACCAGTCGTATGGGTTCCATTGAGGATAATACCTCTGGGGGGTCTTATGGGTATCGAATGTCAAAAGTAGCTTTATCGATGGCAGGTAAGTCCTTATCAATCGATTTAAAACCTCAAAAGATTGCCGTGGCTATTTTGCATCCTGGGTTAGTCAAAACTTCCATGACCCATTTTAATCCCAATGGGATCACTCCAGAACAATCAGTGAAAGGACTCATTGCTCGTATCGATCAATTAAATCTAGACAATACTGGAACCTTTTGGCATTCTAATGGTGAAATCTTACCTTGGTAACCAGTTCAATTAAGCACCTGGACAAAAATAAACGTTACTGTGAAGTGAGCGGGGAGAAGGAAGCAGGGAAAGGGGTTACGACTTATTTACCTTGCTTAAGACAGTTAACTATATTTATGTCCGACTACTTAGACATAGGCAAACAATAATGAAGTATCGTGCGATCGCTACTGACTATGACGGAACCCTCGCTACTGATGGAACAGTCTCAGAAGCAACCAGACGGGCTTTGAATCGTTACCGAAATGCCGGTGGTCGGCTATTATTGGTAACGGGACGGGAGTTGTCAGATTTAAAAAATGTCTTTCCTGATGTTGCTCTGTTTGATGGGGTTGTGGCTGAAAATGGGGCAGTTTTTTGGCAACCGACTTCTGAAGAGGTGCAGTTGTTAGCAACCCCTTTGCCTAAAGAATTTGTGTCATCTCTCATTGAGCAACAAGTTAGTCCTATTAGTCAAGGTCAGGTCTTAGTAGCCACTTGGCAACCTCACTTTGATGTTGTCAAACAAACCATTGAAACAATGGACTTGGAGGCTGAAATTATTTTAAACAAGCAAGCCGTGATGATCCTTCCCTCTGGAGTCAACAAAACAACAGGACTGCAAGTGGCTTTGGCTCAATTGCAACTTTGTGCTGAGGAAGTCGCAGCGATTGGAGATGCTGAAAATGATCGCGAGCTTTTGCTGTATTGTGGATTAGGCGTGGCCGTAGAAAATGCTTTACCAGAATTGAA from Crocosphaera subtropica ATCC 51142 includes these protein-coding regions:
- a CDS encoding NAD(P)H-quinone oxidoreductase subunit 5, with translation MEPLYQYAWLIPVLPLLGAMVVGLGLISFNQVTNRLRQANAVFIISLLGASMVLSFALLWSQIQGHETYTRMIEWAAAGNFHLQMGYTLDHLSALMCVIVTTVAFLVMVYTDGYMAHDPGYVRFYAYLSIFSASMLGLVISPNLVQVYIFWELVGMCSYLLIGFWFDRKAAADACQKAFVTNRVGDFGLLLGMLGIYWATGTFEFDLMGERLESLVSSGMIAPALAGLFAVLVFLGPVAKSAQFPLHVWLPDAMEGPTPISALIHAATMVAAGVFLVARMYPVFEPIPTAMTIIAWTGAVTSFLGATIALTQNDIKKGLAYSTISQLGYMVMAMGIGAYTAGLFHLMTHAYFKAMLFLCSGSVIHGMEGVVGHDPVLAQDMRLMGGLRKYMPLTSLAFLVGTLAICGIPPFAGFWSKDEILGLAFEANPALWLVGWFTAGLTAFYMFRMYFMTFEGDFRGNDMDIRNELSMAAAPVFGPGAMDVKELDHDTEDHGHDDHGHSDSPHESPLTMTLPLLILAIPSTVIGLLGKPWDNTFESFIYAPGEVIEEATHFDWTEFGIMAGNSVGIALIGITIASLMYLQKKIDPKAIAKKYPALYQFSLNKWYFDDIYHKVFIMGCRRLARQIMEVDYRVIDGAVNLTGLATLVSGEGLKYLENGRAQFYALIIFGAVLGFVIVFSVV
- a CDS encoding ABC transporter permease, translated to MTNAKSTQINQPFNKLINFFDAETILYIIKRVLQGLLTILLASILSFIIIQIAPGNYLDTLKQNPKIAEETIKQLTEQFGLDQPWYVQYWRWLVQVVTELDFGTSFVYNRSVASLLAERIPATLLLAVSSIILTWLIAIPLGILSAVKQSSWTDKILRVISYLGQGFPSFITALVLLILAQYLSPLLPVGNMTSLNHAELSPVGKILDIGWHMILPTIALSITSFAGLMRLMRGQMLDVMRQDYIQTARAKGLPEDKVIYIHALRNAVNPLITLLGFEFASLLGGAFIAEFFFNWPGLGRLVLQAVTAQDLYLVMGSLTMGATMLIVGNLLADLLLKAVDPRIKLENLK
- a CDS encoding adenine phosphoribosyltransferase gives rise to the protein MDLKGLIRDIPNFPKPGIVFRDITTLLSDAEGLRYTIDTLTEKCKAANLSPDYIVGMESRGFLFGVPLAYQLNAGFVPVRKPGKLPAAVHQVEYELEYGTDSLEIHQDALNNHHNVLIVDDLMATGGTAKATADLLEKIGCNVLGFAFIIELKALEGRKKLPNLPIISLVDY
- a CDS encoding DUF5340 domain-containing protein; amino-acid sequence: MKSLPLPSLVHYELLLQLLERKTLAMTYEEPNLEKHVQQLIVTLRKARAQQKQLEAICTQTHIPVEYHWSLNSVDASIDSNNNPLSESPLNSNM
- a CDS encoding SDR family oxidoreductase, giving the protein MGTYLITGANRGIGLEYCRQLKQRGDEVIAVCRSVSEELKKLEVSIETGVDITSDADIISLTKRLEGQSLDVLINNAGILERVSLDHLDIESIRQQFEVNALGTLRLTRALLPNLKAGSKIILMTSRMGSIEDNTSGGSYGYRMSKVALSMAGKSLSIDLKPQKIAVAILHPGLVKTSMTHFNPNGITPEQSVKGLIARIDQLNLDNTGTFWHSNGEILPW
- a CDS encoding HAD family hydrolase; this encodes MKYRAIATDYDGTLATDGTVSEATRRALNRYRNAGGRLLLVTGRELSDLKNVFPDVALFDGVVAENGAVFWQPTSEEVQLLATPLPKEFVSSLIEQQVSPISQGQVLVATWQPHFDVVKQTIETMDLEAEIILNKQAVMILPSGVNKTTGLQVALAQLQLCAEEVAAIGDAENDRELLLYCGLGVAVENALPELKAIADRQTQAPRGEGVQELVEWCLTTF